DNA sequence from the Blastomonas fulva genome:
GGAGCGCGGCCTTTTCGATAGCTTGCAGCGCGAAAGATCAGCCTTCGAAATCGCTGCCCATGTTGCTGGTGCGCGCAGGCGCCGATGCGGTGAGGCGCAGAGCCTCTGCCGACAGGCTGAGCGAACCGATCTCGTCGGGCATGTCGTCGTCATCGACCTGCACCTTCTGCAGCGAGACGATCAGGCCTTCCTTGAGCTCTTCGGGGAACACGGTTTCGTCCGCGATCTCGCGCAGCGCCACGACCGGGTTCTTGTCGCGATCGCGATCAATGGTCAGCTCGGCACCGCCGCTGATCTCGCGTGCACGCTGGGCAGCGAGCAGAACGA
Encoded proteins:
- the rpoZ gene encoding DNA-directed RNA polymerase subunit omega; the encoded protein is MARVTVEDCIDKVTNRFDLVLLAAQRAREISGGAELTIDRDRDKNPVVALREIADETVFPEELKEGLIVSLQKVQVDDDDMPDEIGSLSLSAEALRLTASAPARTSNMGSDFEG